Within Anopheles ziemanni chromosome 2, idAnoZiCoDA_A2_x.2, whole genome shotgun sequence, the genomic segment GCTTTTGGAAGAAAACGCCACCCAGAAACATATAATAGAAGAGCAACGAAACCTGTTGCTACATCTAGGGGTTCAATACGTTGTTCTTGAGGAAGGCGAGGATGTTTCCTAGAAATTTACGACACAATACGATATATGCAAAAGCTCATGAATTTATTTAACGATTACTCAAGTAGGCGTGCATGATACACTGTCCGCTGCGAGACATTTCAAACGCACATTTAAAGCACGGTGCACTgtaggagaaaaataaatcaagatGGATTCACGCGGAAGCTTTAGTTGCCATTCTCTAGATCAAGCTGCTCCTTCAAGGTATGTAGCGCCCGCTTGCGCAAACGAGAACACTTTGCACATTTCATATTCTTCCGTAGATAGCATCCCCGGTGGCTGACGGCACTGCAATGGGTGCAGCAGAAAATGTCTTCATCGAACGGAAACAGGATCTCGTCGTTGTTACACAGTTCGCAAATGTACGCCTTACCGGAGCATATCTGGATGAATACGAAGTTGGTGAACGTTACTTCgaaaaaaacaccttccttgCTCCAACCTTACCAGACAGTTTCTGATGTGATGTTCGAAGGTTGCCCGGACCGACCGTAGGTACCCCAGCAGCGAACCATCCTCCACACCGACCAGATCGGCCACACTGTACAGCGCAACCGTTTGCATCAGATGGCGCCGTTTGCCGATCTGTTTGACGATCAGCTTCGCCTGCTCGGCCAGCCGACATGCGGTCAGGTATCGCTTCATCACTCCCAGGTGCACCCGAACGCGCTTGACCTCCGCCAACTGGGGTATGAACGAGAAAAGGCGCGGATTTTTCTCCTCCAACCGGATGACCGGCTTCGTGAGCAGCAGTCCGATCTGCTGATGCGAAGCGCGACACACCTTCCGCGGTACAAAGTCCCAGTTGTTGGTGATCCGGGCCGGGATGATACTGGTATCGTTCCAGTGGCACGCCGGGCAGTAGTAGAGGCCGGTATAGTCGCAAAGTCGCGGTTCGATCGAGTTGAGTTTTTCTGAATGTGGGCGAGTATGAAAATACACACTGCTGTGTTTGTGCTCAATCGATTCAATGAATGGCGTCTTACCTGCTTTAAACTCAAGTCCGAAACAGTTTACCGCCGTGGAAATGTCTGCCATGAAATGAGACAAATGGTGTAAATGGTTATTGAACGTTTACAGCGTGGGCCCGGTGTGTCCAATACGCACTGTAGCTTAGCTGCGTGCCACATTCCGCACAGGTGTACTTCTGGAAAGCCAACCCAATCTCCGGACAAATGCATTCAATCGGTAGATTGTGCTCGGTCGTTACCACGTGAGCACAAATGCGTATCACGTTCCGGACGCACTTATGGTGCACGGCAAAGGAGCAGTCTGGCAAGTAAGGATTAGAAAATTATACAAGACTTCGAACGACTTCCAAATTTAACCACCATTTCATATTACCATTACACACGTAGGACGCCTGCACCACATTCCAAATGATCCCGGAACAGTGGTCACAGTAAAGGTGCTGTTTCTGCTGCGGTTGTGCTGGGAAATGCTTACGCTTCACGAAATGATGCCCCATGATGACCTTCGTTTCCTCCAAGGTGGCCTCCGGGTCTCGATCGAAGTCGAGCAGCTCGCGCCGCCGGTACCGCAGCTCAATCAAATACCTTACCAGCCATTTATGCTCGTCGGTCTCGATACCGTACGCGCTCGATTGTACCAACTTTTGGCAGCTATCGATCGCCTGACTCACCTCGGTAAGCGAAGCTTCCGGATCCAGGAGCACCAGTTGCCATTGCTCACGCACGAGGGCGTATGGAATCGTGCTGTTCTCCACTTCCGGTGGATTGCGATCACTTTTTTCGTCGTACAGTGAGCTAACGGAGCTGTTCATCTGTTCGGACACACTTGCCTCCCCCGTGCTCACACTATGTGCCCTCGGTTTGTTCGGGGCAGTGTCGTCATCGTGATATGATTCgctttcctcctcctcgtcctcatCCGTCGCATCGTCGTTGTTATTATCGTCCCGCTCGGGGGATCGTTTAGTGGTGGAAATATTCAACCGATCGGGGTTACTACTTTTATCCACCAGATGGGTGGCGGTTCCGGCAAGCAACATGCTGTTCACCGTGCTCGGCAGGTTCCAAAGACCTTCGCGTATATTTTGCACCGTACTTTGCATTTTCATAGGAATCGCTCTTAACTACCGTCAAACCTTTCCCTAACGCCGTTAAACACCGACTTTGTCTGCAGTTCCATCGACTCACCAAGCGAACATACTCATTAAAACCCGAGCAAACCACCCGATCAGCATCGTTATCAGCGTTTTAGATGCTTCAgtgatgttttccttttttgtttaacaataTTCATCCCCGTCCAATCGTCTTGCGAGTGGAGGCTTGAAATAGAATGTCCTATTACGTGTGTGTGACGATGGGCTTGGTGTAGGATCAACCAACTTTCTTTGAATTATTAATCTTTCCAATGCACTTCGTCGTTGGCAATGAAATTCACAACAAACAGATGCTATGATTCaatcttgttttatttttttcagttcttTTCCTCCAATTTGAAGAGAACACAACAAACCACCCCGGAAGAGAACGTTCAATGGGTTTTATTCTTTCACTCTTAATGATACATGCTCTATTCTCTCTGGCGCGCAAAATCCACAGAACTAACGTGAGGTACACATGGTGATGTCCTTTGAGAACGAGAAAAGAGTCCTTTCCCGTTCcaagtttattttccttttcgagtTCATTGCATACAAACTGTTCGAAAATCTACGTACCAATGATTATTTGTGACAATTGTTCCCGCGCCAACTGTTCTCCCCTGCAGAATGAGCAGGAAGTGATCCTGCCGCAGGGCTCCGGTATTTCGGAGTTATACACGCACGAGTTGGAAGTGAAATTGGTAAAATAATCACAGCTTCGCATATGCCGACCATGCTCCTCCAGCGGATCGTCATCTTTCTGCCAGTTTTGCAGTCCCAGGCTGCAGTAAAAACAACGCACGGAATCTCCCGGTCCAGTGTAGAAGAATCCAACGGCCGCCAGCTTGTAGATCTCGTCCTTTGACCAATGTTCGGTAGTGCGAAATGATTCCTGTCGCTTTGCAAACGTGCTCCAAGTCGGCCAAATTGGCTGGTACTTTACGGTGCCTTCAGCGAAGGGGATCACTGGCGATGCATCCATCTGCATCCTGTCCATTCTTGTATTGAAACCGATACTCATTTGTTAAATGAGCGTCAatggtatttattttattaatttatcttaTCTCACTGTTTTTGAAATCTTGTCTTAGATAGTGTGCTTTACCTTTCTGCCATCTTTTTAAAGAAATCTTATCTGTTGTGCCTTATCGGCTGGGCATTTGTATTTAGCGCAGGCAGTAAGCGTTGGGAGGAATCAGTACAGAATTAAACATCGTTTGGTTTGCTAACAGTGTCCAGTATTTTCCCATTCTTTATCACTTCAAGAAAAAGAATCTTTTGTTTCAACGATGCAGATTTTCAAGTGCAAACTACCACttattcaataaaaatgtttccgaaATAACATGGGTTTGGAAACACTGATTTACGTTCCGCTAGGAACGGAAATAAGAGGTTTAAAGTCGTGCAAGATCTGCTTCTTTGGTGTAACACCGTCTTCGGTCATGCCTTCCGCCCCATGAAAGGCTTACTAGGCAAAAAGGCAGGGGAGGTTCCGATCTCGACAGGAATTCGTATCCACGCTCAATAAGATGTACGTTTCCACAACATTGGCcaatatttgaaattgaaacgaTTTTGTATTGAGGGTTTTGTGTAAACTTTTATAATCGTTCAAATAGCTAACTCACGTAATAGAAGTGACGAACGTAAACCGCAATGTCTTGATAAAGCTTGGATAAGGTttagaattttttaaaaattgtattgTGTCTCTTTGTTGCCTTTAGTTTTAGGTGTCgacattttgttgtttaagTGTACTTAAAAGTGTTCGATTCAACTGCCATTTGTCTTTTTCGGTAAATTTCGTAACTCCAAAATTTTAGGAGTTTTGCTCTTGCGTACagtattgtattttattttattttttatgtgccACGACATcgcctagtgggacaaggacTCTTTCTGAAGAGTGTTACTAAGACTGAAAGACGGTATGTTATAGATCGGTCGTAAGCGGTTCGTAATTCCGAAGAGTGCCGGATAGTATTGCATACCCGCTAGTTATTTAGTATATCAAGTCATATGTTACACGCGCATCTATCATTGTTTCCTAACGCCTGATTGATCGAACAACATGATGCTTGAAGGAGAACTTATATTTTATGGCCTAAAGGGCGCAAGATAAGCAGAGCACTATGACGCCACACTTGCAAGCAACGAACAACGGACATCCGTCCGTCTAGCCGTTGTGGAATTATTTGATGTACAAGAAAGACTTGTAATGTCAATTGAATTATCGCTGGTAAGATTATAAAGAAGTGGCCCGTAGTCGTAGAGACACTGCTTTGATGGTAGGGCAATTCGATGGGGATGATAAATGTGTTAATTTAATCTACAGCCGATGATGGTGGTCTCAATTGCGGCCTCAGGTCGATTATCATCACACCGGTTGTTTGAGTCTTTTGTAACACGCGTTAGAGCTTACAGGAGGTTCTGGTCCGGTAAGGAGCAGTCTGCATCGAGAGAAGATATCGGGTGTCCCTTGCGTAGTCCTACACCTACAACTATGGACACCACGAACACCCGGGACAGTTTATCCGCCTTTGGTGAGGCTCGTGAAATGTACATCCATCGCATGCAACCAGAGGATCCTTCCATCGGAACAGATTTATTGCTGCTTGTCTGCTTCCTTGTGATGGTCCTGCTGGTAGGATTCGTATTTCGGTTATTTCTGCAAATGTGGCGGGCCCGGCTAGAATGCCATCAAACGGCCCTCAGCGAGCGTGGCTATATGGCCGTTGATCAAACTTCTCGTTTAGCGTAAACGTGCAAATTAATAGCATTTTCCATGTGGTGGAGCGGAGAACTGGGAGTGATGAGGCTTCAGGGTTTCGTTGGAATTCTGTGATATTTAGAGTATATGGTGAATGCTGCATGCactgtaaaataataaacttgtTTATGATAATTTATTGTTGACTTTGTTTTTATCTCACTATGCATtcgtggtatggtggtgtatTTGATTGCAACTCGTGATAAGACATAATTAATTGTTGTAGAATGTTTGCCCAAGAGCACCTACACAACGGTTGGCAATTGCAACGGCAATTCATTTccaaaaaagcgaaaaatcaAATCGAACTCTTCGACATCAACATCATTACGATACAGAACAAAAATGTGCACCATTGTAGATTCAAACAGGTTTGAACAGATGGATCAAGAAAGATTTAGGACAGGAGGTTGGGTCAAAAGTATCTTTAGCTCCCAATCAAGACTTCTGTATTATAGAAGGTTTCGAAAACATGTTGTCGTGAGCAGAGATGTTGATTCCATAATATATGTATATCATATGATGTGTTAATAAATTTCCAGACATAATAACCAATCTACCATATTAGCACGATTGTTGCCATATACGTTTACCATTGAATCCAGGAATCATCGAATCCAAAGCAGGGGAATATTTAAGTAATGGACCAGTCCAAATTAGACCCACAATGAAAATATTATGGAATCAACAgaacaacagaaaaatattacGAAACCTGCTCTCTACAACAAATCCAGAGTAGCACCTTACAACTTTGACCCACTTTGGTTTCGGAATAAAAGCTTGAAGTTTCCGTTGCATACCGTTTGACAGTTCGCCCGTCATGTTGAGCCCCGCATTCGAATTAGTGTTGGGGAAATCAAATCAAGGATTCACCGTTTTAGTAGTTCTATTGATCATAAAAATCTTCTAACGTAAGGATACGATGCTCATCGCAGGCATTGAAAACCGGGTAcagcgtttttaatttttaattcaattaattaaGTCTAAAGAGATCAATGGTCTTGAATCAGGTCCTTATCATTGTAACTCTGTGGGCTAAATTTAATGGTAGAACACCTCAGATAATTGACGTTatgctatatatatttgtttaaagtaggttaatgaatttttctcCAATCCATGTTAAATACAATCCATTTTATCCAGagttcgatttgagtaaactgAAATCAATCACTTCGTGTCTGGCTGGAGTcacatcaaattcaaatagattCTGATTAAGTGATAATCGATTCatatcgagtcccaaacaaatcatatCTGATTCacatcccaaacaaatcaaacctgATCCGAACGGATCTGTCAAATGGGACTCAATCCTTCAGAATCCTTTGGGGAGCGAATCTTTGAGTCTTCAAAATCCCGACTCTGTCAATACTAATCCGAATAAGCGGTATCGGTGGACCTGGCTAGCAGGTTGCAGCAGCCTCGGCGTGCGTCACAAttagtgatggggaaactgaatccctacagggattcgaatctttcgattcatatCCATtatgagatccggatctccgaatccgaatcccaatccgtcatatcatacatgctcatctaaagccgatttttcatatgtgtttaattcaatgaatgatttacataACAATATCAATAtagttgacattattcttctaattgtattcaaacaacagaaCAATCTAGTCCTTTTTGGGAATATGGAGACTAACTGATTTACCCGAGTTTATTCCAAGAAGAGtagcatttattatgtttctaaaacaattatgacagcgttatcattcaaattgaatccatTGTGGGTCACTGAAGCAGTGAAGCAAgtccttttgatgtttttccacACTTCCACGCCGGGTACTTTATCGCGGAACGAACATGTTTGATGTTCTGAtaacatttttcacaaatagCGCCTCAGACATGGCTGATATCATGTATTTAAAGCTAGACAGGTAAGTAAACTGGTGCTTTGCGTCCATTACAATATATCTAACGTATTTGAGATATTCAAATGGCCCAAATGAGCTGTTTTATTCACAGGTTCAGGGTTTTCATGACCCACCACTAGCTCACTTTTTTCGCCGCACGTTTTTGGCGGGAAACGGCGAATTCTCTCCCGAATTTTGAGAAATCCGGGCGAAATATGCTCACGACCTATGcgatgccgacccctggtcttGTTCTAGCGAATGACCTCTAAACGCTGAACCGGTAAACCGGTTCGGACGAAACGTTGTTTCTGTACACGCACCGCCATGTGTTGGTGCaacaaatgcaaatgtgtgcgAGACCAAATTTGGTCTCACGGAGAGGAAATTGTCCTCTTTTCTCTCGACGTGACCTGATAGAATAACTAGAAAAGGTGGATAAAATGTAATATGTTCCTTGAGACAAAATTACGCGTCTTGCAaagacctttcgtttgaggggtaATTTATGGAAATCGGTCATGGAACCAACAAGTTATGCGAGAATTGGCTTTTTTAACCTAAATTGCCAATCAACCTGATTTACTTTTTCGCACCCTCTGGCGAACACATTCCCACCTgtggtttttatcaaaaacaagaaagtacGGTAACATCTACCTTCAACACAAATGCGCGTCTTCAAAAGACcattcatttaaggggtcaatcgtgaaaatcggttgaaagaatcaatagtTATTAACGAATAGgcagattttttctttttagtaatCGAAGTTTATTCACCTTGTTCCCGGTAGAGTGCTgtctcttttccacacaaaaAGTGttctcaaaaactaaaaaatatgaattgatCTATTGTGAGACAAAGTCATGTGTCTTgagcagacctttcatttaaggggtcacatgtacaaatcggttcaGTAATTGTAAAGTTactaacaaatttgttatttcagcagaaaatactAACCAAGGTTTCTGCACCTACACCTcagaatttcataaactaagaatTGCGGAAGAGTCTTTGTTGCACAGAGTTATCAGTCtttaaaagacctttcatttgaggggtctggTGCTAAAATTGGCCAagccactaaaaagttattgagAAATTAGTTGCTTTAGCAATTATTTACAGTTgtgaccaaggtttttgaagcttgttgatgTCTGTTTGGCGCGCAGTTTCGTTcgtagtggtgggtaaaccaaatccccaaatccgaatcccaatccaagaaACAGTCGGTCCAACCAGTGGATAGTGTCCCTTTGGAACTGTggtctttgtgtacaaaattatgaaaggcctggtaccaacgtatttgggggaaaggatagtaGTTAGAACTCACACTCGTAATACCGGTGAGCCAAGACTTTCCGGCTATCTATCTAGAAACGTCCGACATTCGTTGTTTTTCaaaggagtacaatggtacaacaggatgccgagagCGATTAAACTAGCGTGAAATCTTAGGGAGTTGAAacgcctatgcgccgtatACGTGAAGCGGGTAgtctgacgctgtgcttgcaatgtatttagtaaatgttgtagtttttgagcccgtagtattgcatttgtcaacatggtctttgattatgatgatgatgagtaagggggtccgcgacagccgagcggtagcgcccaatagaaaatcggcccatgagcgccggggctcaccaccttgacggcgtaggttcgaatcccaactgagaccggaccctcccctgtacgagaggactgactatccacatacaacagggaaacaagtctcgtaagcccttaacgggcaggcatgaccaagagctcgttacgccaagaagaagaaggtgatgagtaaaaaaatgaacagtgactttttatttttgttatttaatttaacttaatagaattaatgagtctacatagttttgagacacgcgcgcgtaaacgaggacaattggtggtcatggctgtacgaaaagaactaatAGTATCTACATatctcgctgtagttgggtccctttctgttcttgatagtggcaccacattatcaaccaactTTAATTGGCGGTgggaactacaaacagagccAAAATATTCTCTTacactccggaaagtggtgcctcgttaaccttgggggactcggcgatttacctttcgaggtgattgctcggggCCGTTGTATGGAAGGAACGagatcaggtcccttaagtagtactggtTGGTTTCAACACACTATGAAccattgatagctggcggtgttaacctaaactgtgcgaaaatatctgccctactccggaaagtggtctccttttgctagttgggaaatctaagatgtacctcCTTGTGCAATcgatggcgaccgttgtatgaatggagcagagttggatacgattgttctggagagtaatgccccaatgccccctctcgtttggtgatttatatttaatatcgtaagatactttcgtccctctcaaacctatgtaggggtaagcctcatgatcatcatcatcatcttccacTCTCAAATTACGCTTAAAGGTGacgttggcattagatagcaatatgTTAGtaagcgagcgaagcgagtgCGAAAGCGAGATACACTGTTCGGACGCGTCCGAAATTTCCCCACGCACTATGCtgttgctaaggatactatggatgcaggatggaaGGGGAAATTTCTTTGCGCTTGGATGAAGCTTGATCGAGTTTCTGGTAATCGATGGCTactttgctggaaaataaaacaaagcaaagcggcaATCTGCTACATAGcttcattcaaagtttgtaataggaaggaaatgaaacattttcgtgattttggggacaatttttttgaacattgcatttactcttgggaaacagaccgtgttaccaggccatgtacacgggtcctgtaaccgggccatgtaaacgggtcatgtaaacgggtcctgtaaacaggcactgtaaccgggccctgttaccgggtcctgtaaacgggcagtgttaccgggccctgtaaacgggcgcTGTAACCAACCCTGTAAATGGGTCCTGAaactgggtcctgtaaacgggccctatAAACAGACGAtgtaaccgggtcctgtaactgggtcctgtaactgggtcgtgtaaccgggccgttttacctagtgtaaacaaatcaatgtcggtctggaaattgtttatcctaatctgaatccccaGAATCCGGGTGGTTGGGTAGGACAAAtcggataatggacattctactgtatttctttgtaaaaaataggttccaggaatttttctagagcctaacttgcaaatcgcgcaaaaaactcaatctatctccattggacattctacccagccgtcgatttgagtaaacttaaatcaattacattgtctctagatcgactagttatgtgactaattcgactcaaatcattgtgagtcgattcaaacagtttaggatcaagtcagaatcgaatcaaatctttaaaatccgtcaaatgggatccaaatctttaaaatctgtcagatgggattcgaatctttagaatccgtctagggatcgaatcttcaaatcttCCGAGTCCccattctgccaacactagtcacAATTTTTCGATCGGAGCTTGAAACATCATCACGCTGCTACTGCGTTACTACTATTCAGTCGCTTTCGCTGCCATTATATTGCCGTCGTCGTTCGTCTGGTGCTTTTTCCCCTGCTTCCCTGAAATGGTAGTGTATGGTGGCTGCTTCGTTTTTCCGTGCCTCTATAAACATTTGTGCTCGCCCCAGTTGCGTGGAGTGTAGGCGATTGtaaaacggtgaa encodes:
- the LOC131293965 gene encoding differentially expressed in FDCP 8 homolog; protein product: MQSTVQNIREGLWNLPSTVNSMLLAGTATHLVDKSSNPDRLNISTTKRSPERDDNNNDDATDEDEEEESESYHDDDTAPNKPRAHSVSTGEASVSEQMNSSVSSLYDEKSDRNPPEVENSTIPYALVREQWQLVLLDPEASLTEVSQAIDSCQKLVQSSAYGIETDEHKWLVRYLIELRYRRRELLDFDRDPEATLEETKVIMGHHFVKRKHFPAQPQQKQHLYCDHCSGIIWNVVQASYVCNDCSFAVHHKCVRNVIRICAHVVTTEHNLPIECICPEIGLAFQKYTCAECGTQLSYNISTAVNCFGLEFKAEKLNSIEPRLCDYTGLYYCPACHWNDTSIIPARITNNWDFVPRKVCRASHQQIGLLLTKPVIRLEEKNPRLFSFIPQLAEVKRVRVHLGVMKRYLTACRLAEQAKLIVKQIGKRRHLMQTVALYSVADLVGVEDGSLLGYLRSVRATFEHHIRNCLICSGKAYICELCNNDEILFPFDEDIFCCTHCSAVSHRGCYLRKNMKCAKCSRLRKRALHTLKEQLDLENGN